The following coding sequences are from one Panicum hallii strain FIL2 chromosome 5, PHallii_v3.1, whole genome shotgun sequence window:
- the LOC112892158 gene encoding tryptophan aminotransferase-related protein 2-like, which yields MAALRQLGTAVEGNFQGAAGGMVPPSPRVLAPNGSAPRSPAASRREEAAGNGGGSPGLAALRPTPAKPPRGSGKKPFAAPAGGGKPRKRAPLWPAALFVSVAMNVGLVLHHYVNSTSPPHPPHHPPQEHQACLMHPEAAGSSSVRRTATQEEPVPKTRAAGAPSTGKPAVTPESVINLDHGDPTMFEEFWRGTGAAAEIVIPGWQTMSYFSDVGNVCWFLEPGLDHEVRRLHRLVGNAAVDGYHVLVGTGSTQLFMAALYALSPPAGAPMSVVSTAPYYSSYPAVTDFLQSGLFRWAGDASSFEGDTYIELVCSPNNPDGTIREAVLSSESGVAVHDLAYNWPQYTPITRRADHDIMLFTVSKSTGHAGTRIGWALVKDRDVAKKMTKFIELNTIGVSKDSQLRAAKVLRAVSDAYELPGAGEEHRLFDYGRRKMAERWSMLREAAAASGIFSLPDETSGYCNFTKDMASTNPAFAWLRCDREDVEDCASFLRGHKILTRSGSQFGADPRYVRVSMLDRDDAYDIFVKRLASLK from the exons ATGGCGGCATTACGGCAGCTTGGCACGGCGGTGGAAGGAAATTTCcagggggcggccggcgggatGGTGCCGCCGTCCCCGCGCGTCCTCGCCCCGAACGGCAGCGCGCCCAGGTCCCCTGCGGCGAGCCGtcgggaggaggcggcgggcaACGGCGGAGGCAGCCCTGGCCTCGCCGCGCTCCGTCCCACTCCCGCCAAGCCGCCGCGCGGGAGCGGGAAGAAGCCGTTTGCCGCCCCAGCCGGCGGCGGCAAGCCCAGGAAGCGGGCGCCGCTCTGGCCGGCCGCCCTCTTCGTCTCCGTCGCCATGAACGTCGGGCTCGTCCTCCACCACTACGTCAACAGCACATCTCCTCCGCACCCCCCCCACCACCCCCCCCAGGAGCACCAGGCCTGCCTGATGCATCCAGAAGCTGCAGGCAGCAGCAGCGTCAGGAGAACGGCGACGCAGGAAGAGCCTGTGCCCAAGACCAGGGCTGCCGGGGCGCCGTCGACGGGCAAGCCGGCGGTGACGCCGGAGTCCGTGATCAATCTCGACCA CGGTGACCCAACCATGTTCGAGGAGTTCTGGCGCGGGACGGGGGCCGCCGCGGAGATCGTCATCCCGGGGTGGCAGACCATGAGCTACTTCTCCGACGTCGGCAACGTGTGCTGGTTCCTGGAGCCCGGCCTCGACCACGAGGTGCGCCGGCTCCACCGCCTCGTCGGCAACGCCGCCGTGGACGGCTACCACGTCCTCGTCGGCACCGGCTCCACGCAGCTCTTCATGGCGGCGCTCTACGCGCtgtcgccgcccgccggcgcgccCATGAGCGTGGTGTCCACGGCGCCATACTACTCG TCCTACCCTGCCGTCACCGACTTCCTCCAGTCGGGGCTCTTCCGCTGGGCCGGCGACGCCAGCTCGTTCGAGGGCGACACCTACATCGAGCTGGTGTGCTCCCCGAACAACCCCGACGGCACCATCCGCGAAGCTGTACTCTCTTCCGAGTCCGGCGTGGCCGTGCACGACCTGGCGTACAACTGGCCGCAGTACACCCCGATCACCAGGCGGGCCGACCACGACATCATGCTCTTCACCGTGTCCAAGAGCACAGGCCACGCCGGCACGAGGATCGG GTGGGCGTTGGTGAAGGACCGCGACGTCGCGAAGAAGATGACCAAGTTCATCGAGCTCAACACCATCGGCGTGTCCAAGGACTCGCAGCTGCGCGCCGCCAAGGTGCTCAGGGCGGTCTCCGACGCCTACGAGCTCCCGGGGGCGGGAGAAGAGCACCGCCTGTTCGACTACGGGCGGCGCAAGATGGCGGAGCGCTGGAGCATGCTgcgcgaggccgccgccgcgtcgggcATCTTCAGCCTGCCCGACGAGACCTCCGGCTACTGCAACTTCACCAAGGACATGGCATCCACTAACCCTG CGTTCGCGTGGCTGCGCTGCGACAGGGAGGACGTGGAGGACTGCGCGAGCTTCCTCCGGGGCCACAAGATCCTGACGCGGAGCGGGAGCCAGTTCGGGGCGGACCCGAGGTACGTCCGGGTCAGCATGCTGGACAGGGACGACGCCTACGACATCTTCGTGAAGCGTCTCGCCTCCCTCAAGTGA